Proteins found in one Pseudoxanthomonas sp. SL93 genomic segment:
- a CDS encoding phosphoglycolate phosphatase has product MSAAAFPRAALFDLDGTLLDSAPDMLATANRMRASRGIGAMTLEALRPHVSKGARAMLAAAFPDIAQEPREAMVPEFLAVYQEELGRHSVLFDGVADMLAALERAGSVWGIVTNKPEYLARDILPQLQWQTRCAVLIGGDTLAEKKPHPLPLQVAAERIGIDIAACVYVGDDERDIQSARAAGMSSIAALWGYRQAHEEPAQWQADVMVELPEILIEPAAWPVVQRPVGAT; this is encoded by the coding sequence ATGAGCGCGGCGGCATTCCCGCGCGCGGCGCTGTTCGACCTGGATGGCACGCTGCTGGACAGCGCGCCGGACATGCTGGCCACGGCCAACCGGATGCGCGCATCACGCGGCATCGGCGCGATGACGCTGGAGGCCCTGCGCCCGCACGTGTCCAAGGGCGCGCGCGCCATGCTGGCCGCTGCGTTTCCCGACATCGCGCAGGAACCACGCGAAGCGATGGTGCCGGAGTTCCTGGCGGTCTATCAGGAGGAACTGGGTCGCCACAGCGTGCTGTTCGACGGCGTGGCGGACATGCTGGCTGCACTCGAGCGGGCCGGCAGCGTGTGGGGCATCGTCACCAACAAGCCCGAATACCTGGCGCGTGACATCCTGCCGCAACTGCAATGGCAGACGCGCTGCGCGGTGCTGATCGGCGGCGACACGCTGGCCGAGAAGAAGCCGCATCCCTTGCCGTTGCAGGTGGCCGCCGAACGCATCGGCATCGACATCGCGGCGTGCGTGTACGTCGGCGATGACGAGCGCGACATCCAGTCGGCGCGTGCCGCCGGCATGTCGTCAATCGCGGCGTTGTGGGGCTATCGGCAGGCGCATGAAGAGCCCGCGCAGTGGCAGGCGGATGTCATGGTCGAGCTTCCTGAGATACTGATCGAGCCGGCGGCGTGGCCCGTGGTCCAACGCCCCGTGGGCGCGACGTAA
- a CDS encoding phytoene/squalene synthase family protein, translating into MSDSPALDSFLEKWRARWPEWSVAEIFVPVERRERAVAWFALLQEFEDALNIAGDPLPADAKLAWWSEELRGWANQRSRHPLGRTLEPVRAPWTRLADALPILPAARAQAADAEAAFAALATHADAVAAVEAVVLGRPVPAQAIAAQMLAGRLADVGPAVAPVAVAQQAGQGEHALLRHWGRMLQQRWGSPRQGARERRIVGAYAQARLARFIKAGEPSTLPSQAALLFTGWRAARGD; encoded by the coding sequence ATGTCCGATTCCCCCGCCCTCGACAGCTTCCTGGAAAAATGGCGTGCCCGCTGGCCGGAGTGGTCGGTGGCCGAGATCTTCGTGCCGGTCGAGCGTCGTGAGCGGGCGGTGGCGTGGTTCGCGCTGCTGCAGGAGTTCGAGGACGCACTGAACATCGCCGGTGATCCGTTGCCTGCCGACGCCAAACTGGCGTGGTGGAGCGAGGAATTGCGTGGGTGGGCAAACCAGCGTTCGCGCCATCCGCTGGGAAGGACGCTGGAACCGGTACGTGCGCCATGGACGCGCCTGGCGGACGCGTTGCCCATCCTGCCGGCCGCACGTGCACAGGCGGCGGATGCGGAGGCCGCGTTCGCGGCCCTTGCCACCCACGCCGATGCCGTGGCGGCCGTCGAGGCTGTCGTATTGGGGCGCCCGGTACCGGCGCAGGCGATCGCCGCGCAGATGCTGGCGGGGCGGCTGGCCGATGTCGGCCCCGCCGTGGCACCGGTCGCCGTTGCACAGCAGGCGGGGCAGGGCGAACACGCGCTGCTCCGCCACTGGGGCCGCATGCTGCAGCAACGATGGGGCAGTCCGCGTCAGGGCGCACGCGAGCGGCGCATCGTCGGCGCGTACGCACAGGCGCGGCTCGCCCGCTTCATCAAGGCGGGCGAACCCTCCACGCTGCCGTCGCAGGCAGCCCTGCTGTTCACCGGATGGCGCGCCGCACGCGGCGACTGA